TCGAGGTCTGAGTCGTCGTCGCCGCGCTCGCCGCTGGAGCCGAAGTCGATCGCCCGCTGGTCATAGATGTCGAGCAGATGTGTGTAGCTGCGCCCCACCGCGCTCGCGACGCGGGCGAAGGCATCTGCATCACCGGCGTACCACTTCTTGCGCGCGGCCTCGACCGCATGCGCGAGCGCGACGTAGGCGACGATGCAGGTCGCACCGGTGGCCTGCTGGAGGGCGGGGACGAGGCGCGGATCGGAGGGGTCGCCCGCGATCACGCTCAGCAGGCTGCGCTCGGCGTCGTGGCGAATCGGGACGAACGCGAGCTGCTCGCAGAGGGTCGCGGGGACCATCGCCAAGAGCGCGGCCGGCACCTGCGCCTGGCTCAGCTTCTCGGTGGTGACGTACTGGGTCTGGAAATGGAGCCCGAGGAAGCGCAGCAGATCGTCCTCGACGATCGCGCCGCTCTGCAGCAATGCGAGGCCGAAATCCTCGGCGCCCGCGGCCTGCGCGGCGAGCACCTGCGGCTCGGCGACGAGGCCCCGCCGCTGCAGCTCTAGGGCGAGCCAGCCTGCATCGATCATCGGTCAGCCGTCCGATCAGGCCATCTCTTCTTTGTCGTCTTCGGCGCCCGGGAACTCGTTGACCGAGGGGTATTTCTGGATCTCGCGGCGGGCGATCTTCAAGGCCTTCTGCACGATCCAGGACAGCGATCGATCCTGGCGCGCCGCCTCATCCTGGATCTCTTTCAGCATGTCCTCTGGAAAATAAAGACTTTGTTTCCGTTTATCCGAACCGGCCATGGTGTCGCATCCCCCTTCCGCGCGGACTGTGCTTATGGTGTTGGGGCTACCGCTAGCCTGCGGCACGCCGAATGACTGCTGGGTCGCTTGGAATCCACTAGGTCGCTTTTTCCCAGGTCACGTGAGCTTTTTGCGTCGCTTGGATTGTTTAATGATTCTAACGCGTCGGAGTCTAGACGGGGGGCGGGACGGGTGTCAAGGCTAGTGCTTCTCGGCCCCCGATTCGCCCTCGGCGTGGCCAGGCGTCGCGGCGCTTGCGGCCAGGGCTGGGGGCGGGCTATGTCAGGGCGATGAACCCGGAAATGAAGCCCGCAGCCCCGACCCGAAGGCGCGTCGTCACGCTCAATCTCTGGCAGGAGCAGGGCCCCTGGGAGCGCCGCTTGGCCCTCACGGCCGAGCGCCTCGCGGCCCTCAGGCCCGACGTCGTCTGCCTGCAGGAGGTGCGGCAG
The Pseudomonadota bacterium DNA segment above includes these coding regions:
- a CDS encoding TIGR04563 family protein; translation: MAGSDKRKQSLYFPEDMLKEIQDEAARQDRSLSWIVQKALKIARREIQKYPSVNEFPGAEDDKEEMA